Within the Nitrospirota bacterium genome, the region ACCATACGCATACAGTTCAATCCGGTCAGAAGCCTTTGCCTGTCCTGTTCTGACAGGAATTTGAATCTGCGCCATTTATTCACCAACTGGCAGACCATCTCGTAGTACTCCTGATGGATACGCATCTGCTCCTCTGTAACAGGAACGAAATAGTTTTTGTCCAGACGCTCAGGCAGTTGTTTCAGCACCTCTTGTTTAGTCCTGCGGATAAGGATGGATTTAATACTCTCTCCGACCCTGTTCAGCTCAGTGTAGCCGATTACCTTTCCTGTTTCATCAGCGATCTGGTGATTGTGCAGAAATTTAAATAGAGGGCCTAACTTATACTTATCCACAAATGCCACAATGGAATGTAACTCATCTATCCTGTTTTCAATAGGGGTGCCGGTCAGCACTACTGCATATCTGGACGGGATATTTTTTATATGCTGGGATGTCTTCGTCTTCCAGTTCTTTATCCTCTGTGCCTCATCTAATATAACAAGGTCCAAGTCCAGCTTCTTCAGGATATTTATGTCATTGCCTGCTGTATGATAGGAAACTATCTTATATACACTGCTGTCCTGATACTGTGCCTCTCTTGAATGAGGCAAACCTTCTACTACTGTAACAGTGCTGTCTGTAAATTTTTCGATCTCAGTCTTCCACTGGTATTTAAGAGAGGTCGGGCAAACAATGAGAATCTTCTCAATCCCAAAATCCTTTCTCAGCAGTTCAGCAGACCCTATGGCCTGTATGGTCTTACCAAGCCCCATATCATCTGCAATAATACAGCGGCCTGCCCGGGCTGCAAACAGGATTCCCTCTTTCTGATACGGAAATAATGAGGCCCTTAAAAGATTGTCTATTGACGGGCTTTCTATACCCTTGGGATATTTCCTGGACAGAACAGCTTGTCTGTTATGATTCTCCCTGACAAAGATAATATATTCTACAGCATCAGGATAGCACCTGAAATTTGGGTCAATCTGTAATGCCGCTCCAAAGAATTCTTCAAACCTGTAATACGCATCAGGTAATAACACACCATCCTTGTCAAAGTATTTTTCCGACAACCGGCTAATCTCGCTTGAATGTGTCGTCCCTGTCCGGAGCACTACCTTTCTTTCCTCTCCATATCTGAGCGTAACTGATGAATACGGCATCAGGTATCCTGCCTTGAATATCGCCCTGTTGGCATGGCTGTTTTTCAGGTTGAATAATGTAAATTCAATGTGCTTGCATGTGCCTAATGTATTTATCTTAAAATCAGGACAGGAGCAAAAGTTCATGCCCGCATCTTCACTACGCACAGCCACCTTATATGTATTCCCTGACTGCGGGTTATGCACCTCAAAGTCAGAAAACACCGGATGACTGCCTGTATTCTTAATGGTAAAGTTCTGCGTCTCAGCAAATTGCCGTCTCAATTCCTTCTGCCATGAATCAACACTCATGTCATCAGGCTTATGATGATAAGAAACTTTTGCAGCCTTCTTCTCTTTGTCTTTTGTATTATCTTTTCTGGAATTCATACTGTCCTCTGGGTATAAGGTGTTATAAAGTATATGGCTCTAACCTCCATAGAATAGAATAAAGGGTTTATTCAAGTCAACTGGCAAACTTCATCCGCCCCCCCCCCCTCGCCCATAGAACAAAGGGGGTGATATTCTATGTCCCCTCTCCCCCTGCGGTTCCGGGTTAGGGGGTTGTCGAGTTTTCATCATCCTTATCCTTTGTGCGATTGAACCTTTTGACTTTTATTAATACTTTTAGTAACCTGACTGTCAGTGGCTCAAAAACAATATTTACGAATAATAAGTGATGACAGTAGAATAAGAATAGACTTTACTGTTAAAAAAGGAAAAGTCGAGAAATTTGTTACGCAATATGAACTGCTTATTAATAAGCAATGGAACCCAATAATTCGTTATGATACCGTTCATAACTTTGTTCATATTGATATAATAAACCCGGATGGAACAAAGATAAAAAAAGAACTGAATTTTTTAAACTACAATGAGGCATTAACATTTTCTATTTTGGATCTGAATACTAACTGGAAGAATTATAAGAAAGGTTTTTTAAGGAGATTAAAAAATGAAAAAAGATGAAATCATTGCAAGGAACCTTATTATCGGGGCAGAATTTGATAAATTTGTTTTAGAACATCCGGAGGTAATGGAACAGATCCCTGACGGGGCACAATTCATCTTCTTACCTGAATATGACCCGGAACTATGTGAGGCAAACCTGAAACTCACTAAATCTGCCATTGAAAAAGAGAGACCCGTAATATACATAAGGTTAAAGAAACTTTCTCCACAAAAATCAAGGATCAAACATGTTAGATTTGAACTTGCAAAAGCCGGGTAAGATAATTATTGATATTGGCTATATTAGGGACATCTATTTTAATATAATAAATGGATGTCACCCATTGTGCTAACAGTTATCTTTAGAAATGCCTGTCAATAAATTTATCAAACTTCTTTAGCCATTCATCATAATTGTTACGACGTCGTCCACTATCTTCCTTACGCCTAATATTTATTGAGCTAACAGCAATTTTTGTGTACCCTGTTTTTTTAACCAAGAAGAAGTTGGCCGCCACATTTCCTCAGCATCATAAACAACAATTTGAAATGTCCATTTTATTGTTGGATATTTTGGTATGATACCTGTTGAGATTAAGTTGAACAAAACACCTTTAATGGGGATGGGAGCGAACATTGCAAAGATCAGGGAAATATTTTCCTCCCTTGATATTAAAAAGGAATTCATCGTCTCGTTGTCCGAGCAGACGATTTCCCTTCTGCCCAATCTTACCGCTATTACTTTTTACGATTATATACTGCAAGTAACAAAAGCGGCATCTGAATAGCAATATGCGGGTAAGAATTGATATTGTAATTATGGTGCATTATACTTCACCATAATTACAATGACGAGGAACCTCCCGTAAGTCCACACGTGTCTCCAGTGATTGGCTATTTTAGTGTCAGCCTTACCTTGCTCACCCCATCAGGCAGATGTGAAACATTAAATCCAAGCCCCTTACAGACTCCTAACATTCTGGTGTTATCCGTAAGCACTATCCCGTACATCTCTTCCAGCCCCTTTTCCTGGGCTACTCCGATAAGCATATCTATAAGTTTGTACCCAAGCCCCTTGCCCTGAAAATCATCCCGAACGATAACTGCAAATTCACCCTTCCCGAAGTCCAGTTCCATTATAAGTCTCCCGGCACCGAGGAGGCACTTCCTGTCACCCTCTCTCAGCTCTGCCACTATTGCCATCTCACGGTCATAGTCTATATTGCAGAATCTGGTCATCGTCTCATGGGAGATCTTTTTGACAACCTGGAAGAACCGGCCACGTAAAGTATCCTCAGAAAAGGTTGCGTGCATCTCCTGCTCCAGAGGCTCGTCTTCAGGTCTTATGGGCCTGAGTATAACATCTGTGCCGTCATTTAACCTCCATGGTGTGATGTACTTCGTTGGATAGGGTGTGATTACAAGATGAGGATACGGTGAAGATGACTCCGGCATGTAACCTTCAATAACAATCCTTGCATCAAGGATATATGCCTTACCGTTTGATACAGCAAGGGGGTTTATGTCTATTTCTTTTATCTCAGGAAAATCCACGAGAAGGTTTGAGAAGCTTACTATAATCTGTTCAAGCTGTTGTAAATCAGCAGGCGGCCTGCCCCTGTATCCATGAAGCATCCGGAATACCTTTGTCTCCTCCATGAGCCGTCTTGCAAGGGTCTGATTCAACGGCGGTAGCCCTATTGAGAAATCCCTGAACAGCTCAGCAGTAACACCTCCCATACCAAAAAGGATTACCGTCCCGAAATCATTATCCTTTTTTGCACCGAGTATGAGTTCATAGTCAATCCGCTCAAGCATCTTCTGGACAGAGATGCCCGTTATCTCTGCCTGAGGCATCTTCTCCCTGACCCTGTTGAGCATCCCATCGTATTCATTCCTCAACTGACCTTCATTGTGTATACCTGTAACCACACCGCCTATGTCGCTCTTGTGGGTAATGTCAGGAGAAACTATTTTTATGACTACCGGATAACCAATATTAGCGGCAGCATTTACAGCATCTTCAACATCCTTAGTAAGCTGAGGTCTTATCGTGGGAATCCCATAATTTGAAAGAAACCTCTTTGCCTCATCTTCAGCAAGAAGGGTTCTACCTTTTTTATTCAACTCTGAAATAAATGCCTTTAGATTGTACTTGGGCGGTGACTGGTCAACAGGCAATTGCCCCGGAGTCTCATATAGAAGCTGAAGGTTTCTGCCGTATCTGTACATGTACATGTAGGTCTTGACTGCATCTTCAGGAGTATCGTAAGAAGGAATATTATATTGGAGCGATATCTCTCTTGCGGCTGATACCTCTTTGCCGCCCATCCATACAGTGATAACAGGTTTGAAAGAGGTTTTGGCAATCTCAGCAAGTGCCTTTGCAAGTTCATCAGGTCTTGCCTTACCCTGCGGGGTATAAATTGTCATTACACCATTCACGCCAGGGTCATTTAAGCAAACAGTAAGGGCCTTAACATACCTATCTATATCAGCATCACCCAGTACATCAACGGGATTATCCTTACTCCAGTAGGCAGGTAGATGCTCATCCAGAGACTTAATGCTATTATCAGAAAGTTTTGCGAGTTTTCCTCCAAGTCCAATCAGCAGGTCAGTAACAATCACACCTGCCCCGCCTGCATTTGTAACAACTGCTATATCAGGCCCTTTTGGAAGATTCTTGGAATGGAGTACCTCTGCGGCATTAAACAGGTCTGAGATATCCCTTATTCGTATTACGCCAACCCTTTTGAATGCAGCATCATAGACCTGATCATCCCCTGCCATTGCACCGGTATGTGATAAAGCGGCCTTTGCACTCTCTGCAAACCTGCCGGGTTTTAGTACGATTATGGGTTTATTCCTTGCAAATCCCCTTGCAGCACTGATAAACTTCTTTGCGTTCCCAATCCCTTCCATATAAAGCATAATACTCTTTGTCTCAGGGTCGTCTCCGAGGAAATCAATCAGGTCACCAAAATCCGCATCAATCATAGAGCCGAGTGACACAAACAAACTAAAGCCAATATGCGTATTAATAGCCCAATCAAGGATAGCACTACCAAGCGCCCCGCTATGTGAGATAAAGGCAATCTTCCCGGGTTGAGGATGGGTCTTGAGGAATGAGGCATTCAGTCCCACTGTGGGCCTTATGATGCCGAGGCAATTAGGCCCGATGATCCTCATACCATACCTTCCCCTTATCTCCCTTATCTGATCCTCAAGCCTTCTACCCTCTTCCCCTGTCTCCTTAAATCCGGCAGATACAATAATGATCCCTTCTACCGAAGCCTTGCCGCACTCTTCAAGAATAGCCGGAACTGTCTTTGCCGGTGTTGCAATCACCGCAAGGTCAACCTGCTCAGGTACATCACCAATCGTCGGATATGCATCAATACCGAGTATGGTCTTTCTATTTGGATTTACAGGGAATATCTTACGGTCTTTGGATAATAACAGGTTCTCAGTGACAGCCCGCCCAACAGAGCCTTCACTCTCTGAGGCGCCAACTACAGCAACGGTTTTGGGATTGAATATCTTTTTTAAGTCAGCCATAATAAAAGCAGTGATTAGTGGTTAGTGAACAGGTAGAAAAGCAAACCTGCCCTACCTTCTCGCATCTGCTATATCTCTGAGGGTGCATGGCGGGAGCAGATACTTAGGGTCTGTCATAAAATAACCTATACATTTATGCATCTCATCTTCCGGCCATCTTTGTGTGCTTCTCAATCGCAACCCCTCAGCGTAGATTCAACTACGCCTTCGGGTTTGCTCAATCGGTCGCACTCAAACCTGGCCGAAATCTGAGCGCCTAAATGCACAAGTTATTTCATGACAGACCCTTAGCAATCATAGGGTTTATTTTATGGAATTGCAAGACTTACCATGAAATCTTTTTCATAGGGTATTCGATATGATGAATCCATGAACTACATTCAGCGCCGGAAGTGACAAATCTAATTTGAACCTTCTTTTAGAATATTAAATATCTCCGCAACCTGCTGTTCTATTTCTTCAAACGGTTTTGATGTGTCAATAATGTAATCAGCGTATTTCTTCTTATCCTCTGCCGGTAGTTGTGATACTATTCTTTCAAGGGCCTCAGCTCTTGTGTAGCCGTTTCTCTCTGTAAGGCGTTTGATTTGCAGTTCCTCATCTGCATACGCAAGGATAATTTTGTCTGTGAGTTTATAATGACCGGTCTCGATTAGAAGTGCTACATCAAATATAATGACGGCATGCGGGTCATTCTTTTCAATCTCGATTCTCTGTCGTTCCGCCTCTTCAAAAACCTTAGGGTGCAGAATGTAGTTCAATACCTCTCTTTTGTCAGGGCTTCTGAATATAATACTCCCTAACAGCTCTCTGTTTATCGTCTCGTCTTCTTTAAGTATCTCCCTTCCAAATTGATCTACTATCTCCTGCCAGGCGGGGAGTCCATGTTTAACCAGCTCACGTGCAATAACATCCGCATCAATGATATAAGCGCCAAGGGATTTGAATATAACAGCGATGGCGCTCTTTCCGCTTGCAATCCCGCCTGTCAGACCGATAAAAGGCATTTAATCAAACTGTTGCTGCCTTTGTCATCCGATTCTTTTCAAGATTAAATATCTCTACAGCCTCAATCAAAGAAACGTTTTCATGGATAATAGCTCGTATCGCCTTTATCATGGGGACCGGATAAGGATTTTGCCAGATGTTTCTTCCAAGATTAACGCCGATGGCGCCTCTCTGCATCCCGTCATGTACAAATGACAGAACTTCTCTTTCTGTCTCCGCTTTTGGCCCGCCTGCAATAACAACCGGCACTGGACAGCCGTTTACAACCTTTTCAAAGTTCTCACACCAGTATGTCTTAACAACCTTTGCACCGATCTCAGCCGCAATCCTGCAGCACATCCCAAGGTATCTGGCATCACGCTTTTCAAGCTCTCTTCCAACGGCAGTAACAGCCATGACCGGGATACCGTATTCTTCTGCCTCATTTACAAGGTTTCCGAGGTTCAATAAAGTCTCCTTTTCATATTCACTGCCTATAAAAACCGACATGCCAACAGCAGATGCATTTAATCTCAATACCTCTTTCATAGATGTGGTTATACCCTCATTCGCAAGGTCTTTCCCTACCATGCTTGTACCGCCGGATACGCGCAGAATAATCGGTATATTCTCAGATGTCTCTACGCATGAACGTAAAACCCCTCTGGTAACAAACAGTGCGTCACTGTACGGCAGAAGCGGCTTTATAGTTTCTCCAGGCTTTTCAAGTTTTGATGTAGGACCCTGAAAATATCCATGGTCAATTGGCATAAGCAGGCACTTACCGTCCTCTTTTATTATCCTCGATAAACGATTTTTCATTCCCCAGTCCATTTGATCCTCCTTTATTATCTCTGTGGTTCTATGAGAACCTTGATTGAATTAGTCCCTTCAACAACAAGTTGAAACCCAAGCCCTGTCTCTGCCATCCCTAATCTGTGAGTTATCATATCACTTACACGCACCCGCCTGCTTCGTATGAGTTCAACCGCTGTAATATGGTCAGCCCTGTCACCTGCATAAGAACTCAATATTGTTACCTCATTCCTGAACAAGAGGTCATTGAATGAGATTGGAATGGTTACACCCTTGTCAGTGGCCGCAAAGAACAGGATAGTTCCTCCGCGTTCAACAGACTGAAGCCCCTGATTAATGGCCGATGGCGCCCCTGTGCATATTATCACAATGTCTGCAAGCCTGCCATTATTTATCTCCCTCAGTAAATCAGGTGTGTATTCTCTCGCATTAATTACATGGCCGGCTCCAAGGTTTTTTGCTGTATGAAGCCTGAACTCGTGTACATCAGTTGCGATAATCCTTCCCGCCCCAAGTGCCTGTGCCATTTGTATATGAAGCAGGCCTGACAACCCACTGCCTACTACTAGAACAGAATGACCGGGTTTTACACGCGCGAGCCGTTGCCCTCGAAAGACACATGCAAGTGGTTCAGTAAACGACCCCTCTTCAAACGATACCTCATCCGGTAGGGGAAATATCCCGCGGTCTACATTAATTGCAGGTAAAAGAACATATTCAGCGAAACCACCGGGATAAAACTTTGTTTTACGAAGTGTTTCACAAACCGTATGATGCCCGTTCAGGCAGTAATGGCAGGTATTACACGGGACATGATGGGCCGCAGAAACCCTGTCACCTTTTTTGTATTTAGCTACACCTTCCCCCACCTCCACTATCTCCCCTGCTATCTCATGTCCAAGTACAAGCGGCCCCTTTCCAACACGGTACCACTCCATAATATCACTGCCACAAATACCGCTTGCCATAATCTTTACCAACACTTCTCCGGCCTTCACATCCGGGACCGGCATCTCTTCAAGCCTTATATCTTTATTACTGTAATACATTGCAACGCGCATTGGACTTTCCTCTTATTGTTATATTTAACAGATTTTGTTGAACTGAAAAAATATCATAATTATTTTAAAAAATCCATCATACGAAAAAATCAGTATCAAGAAAAAAAGAAATGTATTTTAGATAGTATTATGTGAGAGGTGACGCATGAGTAAAAAATAGTGTTAACCGGGAAATATCAGTATCTCCATTATCTCCCTGTACCTTGCGGCGGCCTTTTCTATTACTGCATCAGGAAGGGGTGGACCCGGGTACTGTTGATTCCAGTCAAGGGTAAGGAGGTAGTCTCTGACGATCTGTTTGTCGTAGCTGTCCTGGCTCCTGCCGGCTTGATATGTTTTTACGTCCCAGAAGCGGGATGAATCAGGGGTAAGGACTTCATCTATTAAAATAAGCTCATCATCAAGCAATCCGAACTCAAACTTTGTATCTGCAATAATAATCCCCTTTTTCTCTGCCAATGACTGGGCCTTTTTATATATGGAAAGACTTGTATGTTTCAGTCTTTCTGCCATTTCATTGCCGACGATATTCTTTGTCTCTTCAAATGTGATGTTTAGATCATGCCCTTCTTCAGCCTTTGTGCTTGGGGTGAATAACGGCTCAGGGAGCTTTGCTGATTCAATGAGTCCTACAGGGAGTTTTATGCTGCATACTGTACCGCTCTTTTTGTATTCCTTCCATCCTGAACCTGAAAGATACCCGCGCACTATGCACTCCACAGGCATTGGCTTTGCCTTCTTAACAAGCATACTGCGGCCTTCAAGTGTTTCTCCTGCCGGTCGGCATACTGCAGGGAAGTCCTTTACATCTGCACTGATCAGATGATTGGGGATTATCTCCTTCATAACATTGAACCAGAAAACAGATATTTGGGTCAGCAGTTTTCCCTTACCGGGGATACCAGTTGGAAGTACAACATCAAATGCAGAAACCCTGTCTGAAGCAACAAGAAGCAAAGAGTCACCAAGGTCAAAGATGTCCCTGACCTTGCCGCTTCGTAAGGGTTTTATGCCGGGAATTTCAATTTTCAGGATAGCTGTATTCATCTGAAAATCCCTTCCGGCGGGGTAGGAAAACCCCGCCTATCCATATCTACGAGGATAGGCGGGACTTTCTTGTCCCGCTGATTTTCATGGCCCTTTGTGAACCCTCAGTTCATGGGAGTTCATCTGATATTCTCCGTAGCTCACCCCCACCCTGACCCTCCCCCCTCAAGGGGGAGGGAATTCCTTTTTAAGGGACTATTCACTACTCACTACTCACTAACCACTATTCACTGCTTTTTCCCGACATCGCTTCAATCAATATCTTTGCCACTTCAGGCCGTGAGAATTCAGGCGGCGGGGTTGCACCGTTTCTCAGCATCTCGCGAACCTTTGTCCCTGAGAGGATTATATGTTCACCTGATTCATGGGGACAGGTTTTATATGATGCCATACTAGTGCATCGTTTGCAATAGAAGGTATGTTCAAAAAAGAGCGGTGTTATACCGAGTTCACCGTCCTCAAATTCATCGAATATATAGTGGGCATCAAAGGTGCCATAAAAGTTGCCTACACCTGCATGGTCCCTGCCGACTATGAAATGTGTACAGCCATAGTTCTTACGGCAGATTGCATGCCATACCGCCTCTCTTGGCCCTGCATACCTCATAGCCGCAGGAAATACAGCGAGGAAGGTACGGTCTTTGGGATAGTAGTTTTCAAACAGTGCCTCATAACACTTCATCCTGATTTCAGCAGATATGTCATCACCCTTAGTTGCTCCTACAAGGGGATGAACCATCAGACCGTCTACGACCTCAAGGGCAGTCTTCTGAATATACTCATGTGCACGGTGAATCGGATTCCTTGTCTGAAACCCGACAACCCTTTTCCATCCCTTTTCCTGAAATACCTTTCTCGTATCAGCAGGGTCAAGACGGTACTGTAGAAAGTCTTTGTGCCTTGGTCTGTGGATCAGGTCTATTTTGCCTCCGACAAGGTGTGAAGGAACCTCATAGAGATACTTTACTCCGGGATGTTCCTTACTATCGGTCTTGTAAACCTGTAATGCCTCTTTCTCCTTATCATGAAGAAAAACTTCCTCTACAGTCATTAATGCCAGTGTATTCCCTTCTTCATCAGTTAGTGTAATCTCTTCTTTTAAAGAAAGGCTGTTTGCTGTTTCTTCGTTCACTGCAAGTGTCACAGGTAATGCCCACGGTATGCCGGTTGTAAGACGCATTGTATCTATTACAGAATGATAGTCATCTTTACATAGAAACCCTTCAAGAGGGCTTAGTGCACCTATTGCTATCATCTCAAGGTCTGCGATTTCCCTTTTGTTTAATTTTATCTGCTTTAACTCCTTTGCCTTAATCTCTGCCATCTCCCTGTCTTTACCCCTCAAAATCCTGTTAATCAACGTCCCGCCGTGTGGTACTGAATGTAACATTTACCCCTTCCTCCTTTTTATCTATAAGTATTAAAGGTTTCCTAACTTTATATGGAAACCCATCCCCACCCTGACCCTCCCCTTGAAGGGGAGGGAATTTTATCGCACTAACCTATGCTTTCTCTATGACAATCCTGTAATGCTTTTCCTCAACCTTTTCTTCTTCCAGTATCTTGTGACCCTCGTTTAGAACACTCCTTGGGACATTCTGATACGGCTCGCCCTCATCAATGACAATCTGGAGTACCTGACCTGATTCCATGTCTTCAAGCTTCAGTTTTGTCTTTACAAAATTATATGGACAAGCCACCCCCTTCAAATCCAGATATTCGTCAATCTTTTTATCCATAGTAGTTTTTACCTCCTCTTCTTTTGCCTTTTCTTCCCTCTT harbors:
- a CDS encoding alcohol dehydrogenase catalytic domain-containing protein; translation: MRVAMYYSNKDIRLEEMPVPDVKAGEVLVKIMASGICGSDIMEWYRVGKGPLVLGHEIAGEIVEVGEGVAKYKKGDRVSAAHHVPCNTCHYCLNGHHTVCETLRKTKFYPGGFAEYVLLPAINVDRGIFPLPDEVSFEEGSFTEPLACVFRGQRLARVKPGHSVLVVGSGLSGLLHIQMAQALGAGRIIATDVHEFRLHTAKNLGAGHVINAREYTPDLLREINNGRLADIVIICTGAPSAINQGLQSVERGGTILFFAATDKGVTIPISFNDLLFRNEVTILSSYAGDRADHITAVELIRSRRVRVSDMITHRLGMAETGLGFQLVVEGTNSIKVLIEPQR
- the lsrF gene encoding 3-hydroxy-5-phosphonooxypentane-2,4-dione thiolase; the encoded protein is MDWGMKNRLSRIIKEDGKCLLMPIDHGYFQGPTSKLEKPGETIKPLLPYSDALFVTRGVLRSCVETSENIPIILRVSGGTSMVGKDLANEGITTSMKEVLRLNASAVGMSVFIGSEYEKETLLNLGNLVNEAEEYGIPVMAVTAVGRELEKRDARYLGMCCRIAAEIGAKVVKTYWCENFEKVVNGCPVPVVIAGGPKAETEREVLSFVHDGMQRGAIGVNLGRNIWQNPYPVPMIKAIRAIIHENVSLIEAVEIFNLEKNRMTKAATV
- a CDS encoding GNAT family N-acetyltransferase, producing MADLKKIFNPKTVAVVGASESEGSVGRAVTENLLLSKDRKIFPVNPNRKTILGIDAYPTIGDVPEQVDLAVIATPAKTVPAILEECGKASVEGIIIVSAGFKETGEEGRRLEDQIREIRGRYGMRIIGPNCLGIIRPTVGLNASFLKTHPQPGKIAFISHSGALGSAILDWAINTHIGFSLFVSLGSMIDADFGDLIDFLGDDPETKSIMLYMEGIGNAKKFISAARGFARNKPIIVLKPGRFAESAKAALSHTGAMAGDDQVYDAAFKRVGVIRIRDISDLFNAAEVLHSKNLPKGPDIAVVTNAGGAGVIVTDLLIGLGGKLAKLSDNSIKSLDEHLPAYWSKDNPVDVLGDADIDRYVKALTVCLNDPGVNGVMTIYTPQGKARPDELAKALAEIAKTSFKPVITVWMGGKEVSAAREISLQYNIPSYDTPEDAVKTYMYMYRYGRNLQLLYETPGQLPVDQSPPKYNLKAFISELNKKGRTLLAEDEAKRFLSNYGIPTIRPQLTKDVEDAVNAAANIGYPVVIKIVSPDITHKSDIGGVVTGIHNEGQLRNEYDGMLNRVREKMPQAEITGISVQKMLERIDYELILGAKKDNDFGTVILFGMGGVTAELFRDFSIGLPPLNQTLARRLMEETKVFRMLHGYRGRPPADLQQLEQIIVSFSNLLVDFPEIKEIDINPLAVSNGKAYILDARIVIEGYMPESSSPYPHLVITPYPTKYITPWRLNDGTDVILRPIRPEDEPLEQEMHATFSEDTLRGRFFQVVKKISHETMTRFCNIDYDREMAIVAELREGDRKCLLGAGRLIMELDFGKGEFAVIVRDDFQGKGLGYKLIDMLIGVAQEKGLEEMYGIVLTDNTRMLGVCKGLGFNVSHLPDGVSKVRLTLK
- the sat gene encoding sulfate adenylyltransferase, translating into MLHSVPHGGTLINRILRGKDREMAEIKAKELKQIKLNKREIADLEMIAIGALSPLEGFLCKDDYHSVIDTMRLTTGIPWALPVTLAVNEETANSLSLKEEITLTDEEGNTLALMTVEEVFLHDKEKEALQVYKTDSKEHPGVKYLYEVPSHLVGGKIDLIHRPRHKDFLQYRLDPADTRKVFQEKGWKRVVGFQTRNPIHRAHEYIQKTALEVVDGLMVHPLVGATKGDDISAEIRMKCYEALFENYYPKDRTFLAVFPAAMRYAGPREAVWHAICRKNYGCTHFIVGRDHAGVGNFYGTFDAHYIFDEFEDGELGITPLFFEHTFYCKRCTSMASYKTCPHESGEHIILSGTKVREMLRNGATPPPEFSRPEVAKILIEAMSGKSSE
- a CDS encoding DEAD/DEAH box helicase family protein; the protein is MNSRKDNTKDKEKKAAKVSYHHKPDDMSVDSWQKELRRQFAETQNFTIKNTGSHPVFSDFEVHNPQSGNTYKVAVRSEDAGMNFCSCPDFKINTLGTCKHIEFTLFNLKNSHANRAIFKAGYLMPYSSVTLRYGEERKVVLRTGTTHSSEISRLSEKYFDKDGVLLPDAYYRFEEFFGAALQIDPNFRCYPDAVEYIIFVRENHNRQAVLSRKYPKGIESPSIDNLLRASLFPYQKEGILFAARAGRCIIADDMGLGKTIQAIGSAELLRKDFGIEKILIVCPTSLKYQWKTEIEKFTDSTVTVVEGLPHSREAQYQDSSVYKIVSYHTAGNDINILKKLDLDLVILDEAQRIKNWKTKTSQHIKNIPSRYAVVLTGTPIENRIDELHSIVAFVDKYKLGPLFKFLHNHQIADETGKVIGYTELNRVGESIKSILIRRTKQEVLKQLPERLDKNYFVPVTEEQMRIHQEYYEMVCQLVNKWRRFKFLSEQDRQRLLTGLNCMRMV
- a CDS encoding phosphoribosylaminoimidazolesuccinocarboxamide synthase, yielding MNTAILKIEIPGIKPLRSGKVRDIFDLGDSLLLVASDRVSAFDVVLPTGIPGKGKLLTQISVFWFNVMKEIIPNHLISADVKDFPAVCRPAGETLEGRSMLVKKAKPMPVECIVRGYLSGSGWKEYKKSGTVCSIKLPVGLIESAKLPEPLFTPSTKAEEGHDLNITFEETKNIVGNEMAERLKHTSLSIYKKAQSLAEKKGIIIADTKFEFGLLDDELILIDEVLTPDSSRFWDVKTYQAGRSQDSYDKQIVRDYLLTLDWNQQYPGPPLPDAVIEKAAARYREIMEILIFPG
- a CDS encoding dephospho-CoA kinase — translated: MPFIGLTGGIASGKSAIAVIFKSLGAYIIDADVIARELVKHGLPAWQEIVDQFGREILKEDETINRELLGSIIFRSPDKREVLNYILHPKVFEEAERQRIEIEKNDPHAVIIFDVALLIETGHYKLTDKIILAYADEELQIKRLTERNGYTRAEALERIVSQLPAEDKKKYADYIIDTSKPFEEIEQQVAEIFNILKEGSN